From a single Clostridia bacterium genomic region:
- a CDS encoding response regulator transcription factor, whose translation MSKELIFAVEDESHIQQLIKYNLETNGYKVLTFDSGESLLNECKSAVPDLFILDIMLPGIDGLEVCRQLRQNIRTKNIPIIMLTAKSEEFDKVLGLELGADDYITKPFSVRELVARVKALFRRVNNPSPEETELIKHGDISIDCVRREVYKAGNLLELPLKEFELLKMLVINKGKVLSRDLLLEKVWGFDYYGETRTVDVHIRYLRQKIEDDDNNPVYIETVRGIGYRFNDKGSKHK comes from the coding sequence ATGTCAAAAGAATTAATATTTGCTGTTGAGGATGAAAGCCACATACAGCAATTAATCAAATATAACCTTGAAACCAACGGGTATAAGGTACTGACATTCGACAGCGGTGAAAGTCTCCTTAATGAGTGTAAATCTGCCGTTCCCGATTTATTCATATTGGATATCATGCTTCCCGGGATAGACGGCCTTGAGGTATGTAGACAGCTTAGACAGAATATACGTACAAAAAACATCCCTATAATAATGTTAACCGCAAAAAGTGAAGAGTTTGACAAGGTATTGGGATTGGAACTCGGAGCAGATGATTACATAACCAAGCCGTTCAGTGTAAGAGAACTTGTTGCCCGTGTCAAGGCCCTGTTCAGACGTGTCAATAATCCTTCTCCTGAAGAAACAGAGCTTATAAAGCATGGCGATATCAGCATAGACTGTGTACGGAGAGAAGTCTATAAAGCAGGTAACCTTCTGGAACTGCCTCTAAAGGAGTTTGAACTGTTGAAAATGCTTGTCATAAATAAAGGTAAGGTTCTATCAAGGGATTTGCTTCTTGAAAAAGTCTGGGGTTTTGATTACTATGGGGAAACCAGAACTGTAGATGTCCATATAAGGTATTTGCGGCAAAAGATTGAGGATGACGACAATAATCCCGTATACATTGAAACAGTAAGGGGTATAGGATACAGATTCAATGACAAGGGGTCAAAACACAAGTAA
- the pstB gene encoding phosphate ABC transporter ATP-binding protein PstB, which translates to MKNNEFKLYTNGLNLFYGESQALKNISINIEEKKVTALIGPSGCGKSTFLKTLNRMNDLIANVKITGDVFFDGLNVYQEYDIVELRKKVGMVFQKPNPFPMSVYDNVAYGPRIHGIKSKAKLDEIVEKSLVNAALWDEVKDRLRQNALGLSGGQQQRLCIARVLAVEPEVVLMDEPTSALDPISTLKIEDLIDELKENYTIVIVTHNMQQAGRISDKTAFFLHGEIIEYDHTEKIFSIPADKRTEDYITGRFG; encoded by the coding sequence TTAAAGAATATAAGTATCAATATTGAGGAAAAAAAGGTAACAGCGCTCATAGGTCCATCAGGATGCGGTAAGTCTACATTTTTAAAAACCCTGAACAGAATGAATGATCTGATAGCTAACGTAAAAATAACAGGAGATGTATTCTTTGACGGTTTGAATGTATATCAGGAATATGATATAGTTGAACTGAGGAAAAAGGTGGGTATGGTTTTTCAGAAGCCAAACCCCTTCCCCATGTCTGTTTATGATAATGTTGCATATGGACCCAGGATACATGGAATAAAATCCAAGGCAAAGCTTGATGAAATCGTAGAGAAAAGCTTAGTTAACGCTGCACTATGGGATGAAGTCAAGGACAGATTAAGACAAAACGCACTTGGATTGTCAGGAGGACAGCAGCAGAGATTGTGCATAGCCAGAGTTCTAGCTGTCGAGCCTGAAGTAGTCCTTATGGATGAACCCACATCTGCACTGGACCCGATATCTACCCTCAAAATTGAGGATTTAATAGATGAATTAAAGGAAAACTATACTATAGTCATAGTTACGCATAATATGCAGCAGGCAGGGCGAATATCCGATAAAACTGCTTTTTTCCTTCATGGAGAGATTATTGAATATGATCATACCGAAAAAATATTCAGTATACCCGCGGATAAACGAACGGAAGACTATATAACAGGTCGTTTCGGATAG
- the phoU gene encoding phosphate signaling complex protein PhoU: MVTRHFFDRELEELHLQIIKMGSLVEESIEKTIHALKKQDLELAKKIFEDDDIIDDMEQKIERICLNLIARQQPLAKDLRTISTALKIITDMERIADHSADIAEITIRMANVKYIKPLIDIPRMAELAKKMVNRSIDAYIRQDIELAQAVCNSDDDVDNLFSKITLELINLMKNDPDTIEQAIDFMLIAKYLERMADHATNIGEWVVFNVTGEHDHLTHQNSSVKDIKKDLT; encoded by the coding sequence ATGGTTACAAGACACTTTTTTGATAGAGAGCTTGAAGAGCTTCATCTGCAGATTATAAAAATGGGGAGCCTTGTTGAAGAATCCATAGAAAAAACTATACATGCATTAAAGAAGCAGGATTTAGAACTGGCAAAAAAGATATTTGAAGATGATGATATAATAGATGATATGGAACAAAAAATAGAAAGAATCTGCCTGAATCTTATAGCACGACAACAGCCTCTTGCAAAGGATTTAAGGACTATAAGCACGGCTCTGAAGATAATTACGGATATGGAAAGGATCGCAGACCATTCTGCTGATATAGCCGAAATTACAATCAGAATGGCAAATGTTAAATATATAAAACCTCTTATTGATATACCCAGAATGGCTGAACTGGCAAAAAAAATGGTCAACAGATCAATTGATGCATATATCAGGCAGGATATAGAACTTGCACAGGCAGTATGCAACAGCGATGATGACGTTGATAATCTTTTTTCCAAGATAACACTTGAGTTGATAAATCTTATGAAAAATGATCCTGATACTATAGAACAGGCAATCGACTTCATGCTTATAGCAAAATACCTGGAAAGAATGGCTGATCACGCTACAAATATCGGTGAGTGGGTTGTGTTTAACGTTACAGGAGAACATGATCATTTGACTCACCAGAACAGTTCCGTTAAAGATATAAAAAAAGATTTGACATGA